Proteins from one Maridesulfovibrio ferrireducens genomic window:
- a CDS encoding heavy metal translocating P-type ATPase yields MTRMPLRTSRFEIVHELPYRIRLRSIIMLAPDLDLNYLQAGVESLSGVTAVRVNGPAFCIVVDYDGTDATRTSIIAALKQIPNEAFLNRNKKNHSVDLFDVGAKTAVAAAIPILPGPVQMATSWGLAIPGIVTAIQTLFTRGVKIEVLDGTVKTLSLLRGEYFTSNSIGALLSLGEYLEDQSEQKSTDLLKTLLKPQIEKIWIERDGREIEINFTELQVGEIVVCGPGEMIPVEGTIVEGDGSVNQSSITGESVPVHLQPGDVTLSGTVVEEGTLKIRADKVGSETGMARINRFLETSLRSQSKTQLKSSELADKLVPLTFALGLGVYAFTQDAARAAAVLTVDYSCAIKLSTPIATRTSMYTASQAGVLLKGGQALENLAAIDTLVFDKTGTLTQGILKITDIVPIPAFSEKELLSIAAGAEEHYAHPVAKAVVKEAKDRDISLPKVSGVDFIVAHGVSAYVDGKRILVGSQHFIEEDELVDCTSMEETSRQLRNEGKNLLFVAMNEKLIGIIAMRDELRPEAAETLAGFKAAGIKHIEILTGDHRSTALALAAQLPAVDSVHWELKPEDKATIVKRLKDRGAKVGFAGDGVNDTPALICADVGICMPSGADLARESAQVVMMDEDMRTLLKARLIAINNRETLTSCLWSAVAINSATLLLAGTGKISTLTAAMAHNLSTVGILGYAALKTSSSPCESNPKEPLNEAL; encoded by the coding sequence ATGACTCGCATGCCGCTCAGGACCAGCCGTTTTGAAATTGTCCACGAACTTCCCTATAGAATAAGACTGCGTTCAATCATAATGCTCGCCCCGGATCTGGACCTTAATTACCTGCAAGCCGGAGTGGAATCTCTTTCTGGAGTTACAGCCGTAAGAGTCAACGGTCCCGCATTTTGCATAGTCGTTGATTATGATGGAACCGATGCCACCAGAACATCAATTATTGCGGCACTTAAACAAATCCCGAATGAAGCTTTCTTGAATCGTAATAAAAAAAACCACAGCGTGGATCTTTTCGATGTTGGAGCTAAAACAGCAGTCGCAGCGGCTATCCCAATACTTCCCGGCCCTGTACAGATGGCTACAAGCTGGGGCCTTGCAATTCCGGGAATTGTTACTGCAATCCAAACTCTGTTCACCCGCGGTGTCAAAATTGAAGTTCTGGATGGAACGGTCAAAACCCTCTCGCTGCTTCGCGGAGAATATTTCACTTCCAACTCTATAGGAGCCTTACTTAGTTTAGGTGAATACCTTGAAGACCAATCTGAGCAAAAATCAACCGATCTATTAAAAACGCTCCTCAAGCCACAGATAGAAAAGATATGGATTGAACGGGACGGACGGGAAATTGAAATTAATTTTACAGAACTGCAAGTCGGTGAAATTGTAGTCTGCGGTCCCGGAGAAATGATCCCCGTGGAAGGAACCATTGTCGAAGGTGACGGCTCAGTTAATCAAAGCTCCATCACAGGCGAATCTGTTCCTGTACATCTGCAACCCGGTGATGTCACCCTTTCCGGCACAGTGGTTGAAGAAGGTACTCTAAAAATCAGGGCTGACAAAGTCGGCTCCGAAACGGGTATGGCACGGATCAACCGTTTTCTGGAAACATCATTACGTTCGCAATCCAAAACTCAGCTTAAATCCTCAGAACTCGCAGACAAACTGGTTCCGCTCACCTTCGCTCTTGGTCTGGGAGTATATGCTTTCACACAGGATGCAGCCCGGGCCGCGGCAGTTCTCACAGTTGACTACTCGTGCGCAATCAAACTCTCCACTCCTATTGCTACCAGAACAAGCATGTATACAGCCAGTCAGGCAGGAGTTCTGCTGAAAGGAGGTCAGGCTTTAGAAAATCTAGCAGCCATTGACACCCTTGTATTCGACAAAACCGGAACCCTGACCCAAGGAATTCTGAAAATTACCGACATTGTACCCATACCTGCCTTTTCTGAAAAAGAACTTCTTTCTATTGCTGCCGGAGCCGAAGAACATTATGCCCACCCCGTTGCCAAAGCGGTCGTTAAAGAAGCCAAGGACCGCGACATATCACTACCGAAAGTAAGCGGGGTCGACTTTATTGTTGCCCACGGTGTTTCCGCATATGTTGACGGAAAAAGAATACTTGTCGGAAGCCAGCACTTTATAGAAGAAGATGAACTCGTAGACTGCACATCCATGGAAGAGACTTCACGTCAGTTACGTAATGAGGGTAAAAACCTTCTATTTGTAGCAATGAATGAAAAACTTATCGGAATCATCGCCATGCGCGATGAACTGCGCCCCGAAGCAGCGGAAACCCTTGCAGGATTCAAAGCCGCTGGAATCAAACATATCGAAATTCTTACCGGAGATCATCGCTCGACAGCATTGGCGCTCGCAGCACAACTTCCCGCCGTTGATTCTGTCCATTGGGAACTTAAGCCCGAGGACAAAGCCACCATTGTAAAAAGACTCAAAGACCGCGGTGCAAAAGTAGGATTCGCTGGAGACGGCGTCAACGATACTCCTGCATTAATATGTGCGGATGTCGGAATATGTATGCCCTCAGGGGCCGACCTTGCGCGCGAGTCCGCACAGGTCGTTATGATGGATGAAGACATGAGAACACTTTTGAAAGCCCGCCTTATTGCGATCAATAACCGCGAGACTCTCACCTCCTGCCTGTGGTCGGCTGTTGCAATCAATTCTGCCACCCTTCTTCTGGCAGGAACAGGTAAAATATCGACACTGACAGCGGCAATGGCTCATAATTTAAGCACAGTGGGAATTCTAGGATATGCAGCCCTGAAAACATCATCTTCACCTTGCGAATCCAACCCCAAAGAACCATTAAACGAGGCGCTATAA
- a CDS encoding YitT family protein, which translates to MSKINIIKRFFIAILGIFIMALGVALSVKANLGVSPISCIPYVYSLQSNYTLGELTIFMNTLFVIAQFLILRKKYTLLHFSQLVAVTLFGFYIDFALYLISGLNASTYVWQIICSLLSCIVIAFGIFLLVKANLTYLPGEGLTIVITDTFKKEFGKIKIGLDSSMVAIGIISSFILMNRLEGIREGTVIAALLVGYLVKLYNNKIHILNSWC; encoded by the coding sequence ATGTCAAAAATTAATATCATCAAAAGATTTTTTATAGCAATCTTAGGAATTTTTATAATGGCGCTAGGCGTGGCTTTATCAGTCAAAGCCAACTTAGGAGTTTCTCCTATATCATGCATTCCATATGTATATAGCCTACAATCCAACTATACTCTGGGCGAACTGACCATTTTCATGAATACTCTTTTCGTTATCGCGCAGTTTTTGATTTTACGAAAAAAATACACTCTTCTGCATTTCTCACAACTGGTAGCAGTAACTCTCTTCGGATTTTATATTGACTTTGCCTTATATCTTATATCCGGACTCAATGCTTCAACCTACGTGTGGCAGATTATATGTAGCTTACTAAGTTGCATTGTCATCGCATTCGGTATTTTTCTATTGGTAAAAGCAAACCTTACATACCTTCCCGGTGAAGGGTTAACGATTGTAATTACGGATACTTTCAAAAAAGAATTCGGCAAAATAAAGATAGGTCTTGATAGCTCAATGGTTGCCATCGGAATAATAAGTTCTTTTATTTTAATGAACAGACTGGAAGGAATACGTGAAGGAACAGTCATTGCCGCTCTGTTAGTAGGCTATCTGGTTAAATTATATAACAACAAAATTCATATACTTAATTCATGGTGTTAA
- a CDS encoding FeoA domain-containing protein, translating to MSTPLTKAPIETPLILKTITRENLKNRLERMGLRPGCELKIMSEDSVLCPVRVKGPKGEVLLAAGMASKIIIHHDDGHKTPVFEMRKGEKGHIEGLTAASCLESSLKTLGLNEGDNIEFIRCLPSMNYHVVVDGKSTHITEGMAAKVWGVCGKEECQLATCGKRETFETKSILGSPRVAEKLSFFGIKPGINIRLENVEPAKDFRMSHNNHVIILSNEGLRLHLRSDQAEAILVETA from the coding sequence ATGTCCACTCCTCTCACTAAAGCCCCCATTGAAACACCGTTGATTCTGAAAACTATCACTAGAGAAAATCTTAAAAACCGACTGGAACGCATGGGGCTGCGCCCAGGCTGTGAACTGAAAATTATGTCTGAAGATTCTGTACTTTGCCCGGTAAGAGTCAAAGGCCCGAAAGGTGAAGTCCTACTTGCTGCCGGAATGGCTTCAAAAATAATAATTCATCACGATGACGGACATAAAACTCCGGTATTTGAAATGAGAAAAGGCGAAAAAGGCCACATCGAAGGACTCACAGCGGCATCCTGTCTGGAAAGCAGCCTTAAAACTCTAGGTTTAAACGAAGGGGATAATATTGAATTTATCCGGTGCCTTCCTTCTATGAATTACCACGTAGTAGTGGACGGAAAAAGTACTCATATAACTGAAGGCATGGCAGCTAAAGTATGGGGAGTATGCGGCAAGGAAGAATGTCAGCTTGCAACCTGTGGCAAAAGAGAAACTTTTGAAACAAAATCTATCCTCGGCAGCCCCAGAGTTGCGGAAAAATTATCATTCTTCGGAATCAAACCCGGAATAAATATCAGACTTGAAAACGTTGAACCGGCAAAAGATTTCCGCATGAGCCACAACAATCATGTAATTATTCTCAGCAATGAAGGTTTGCGCCTGCACTTACGTTCTGATCAAGCCGAAGCTATTCTTGTTGAGACGGCATAA
- a CDS encoding FeoA family protein, whose amino-acid sequence MFNKFDFLNGGISSGKREQRRRHGGRGGPGKKCIMRGKSVLDIAVGGKAKIRRHFSCGAVRQRLLDLGFIPGREVEVIRVATLGCPLELKVAGYCVTLRRTEAYEIEVEDEFRG is encoded by the coding sequence ATGTTTAATAAGTTCGATTTTCTTAACGGCGGAATCTCTTCCGGCAAGAGAGAGCAGCGGCGTAGGCATGGAGGCAGAGGCGGGCCCGGTAAAAAATGCATTATGCGCGGTAAAAGTGTTCTGGATATTGCTGTGGGTGGTAAGGCTAAAATAAGAAGACATTTTTCATGCGGCGCAGTGCGGCAGCGTCTGCTTGATCTGGGTTTTATTCCAGGCCGTGAGGTTGAGGTGATCAGGGTTGCAACTCTCGGGTGTCCGCTTGAGCTTAAGGTTGCCGGATATTGCGTTACCCTGCGTCGTACTGAGGCGTATGAAATTGAGGTGGAAGATGAGTTTAGAGGTTAA
- a CDS encoding YtxH domain-containing protein: MSQDYNSDYTYYYQAPPVTAYPNQVVPVQQPVQQIQPVQPIQAENAPSRLKSWVNVTDSRYLKGIAIGAGVALVASNPKVQKAVVSGSVRIWTAIQGGIEEAKEKIQDIKAEVSQSK; encoded by the coding sequence ATGAGTCAAGATTATAACAGCGATTACACATACTATTATCAGGCCCCACCTGTGACTGCTTATCCCAATCAGGTTGTTCCAGTTCAGCAGCCTGTTCAGCAGATTCAGCCCGTTCAACCAATTCAGGCTGAAAATGCACCCTCCCGCCTGAAAAGCTGGGTAAACGTTACTGATTCCCGCTACCTCAAAGGTATTGCTATCGGAGCAGGAGTCGCTCTTGTTGCCTCAAATCCCAAGGTACAGAAAGCAGTCGTTTCAGGATCAGTGCGGATATGGACTGCTATCCAAGGTGGAATTGAAGAAGCAAAGGAAAAAATTCAGGACATTAAAGCTGAAGTCAGCCAATCTAAATAG
- a CDS encoding HMA2 domain-containing protein, protein MNFHKLIDLENYLDVAHHVPGRIRVKFSPLILTKPAALKAMKEHQELPKAILAARVNMTARSVVIEYNTDEISPEIIEELIQGKDKIKKVEIITGLYGKLMN, encoded by the coding sequence ATGAACTTTCATAAGCTGATTGATCTCGAAAACTATCTGGATGTGGCTCACCACGTTCCGGGTCGCATAAGGGTAAAATTCAGCCCGCTGATCCTTACCAAACCCGCGGCATTAAAAGCCATGAAAGAGCATCAAGAATTACCGAAAGCAATTCTTGCCGCAAGGGTTAATATGACCGCCAGATCTGTGGTCATCGAATACAATACAGACGAAATATCTCCTGAAATCATCGAAGAACTGATTCAGGGAAAAGACAAAATTAAAAAGGTTGAGATTATCACAGGTCTTTACGGAAAACTGATGAACTAA
- a CDS encoding cation-translocating P-type ATPase: MKTRHNKTKVQHSIPGRIRLKISILKNNHLLSSSLEKNLETLEGVNHTRINKKCSCVIINYNDHVLSPELLTRTIHDLLGINYKKNCPVNNKEKGCCPEVRNALRSFSFISAVGGAVLISESLLGLTIAQTLLSPLGFITVIAAAPLVKEAFKKIKDRKFGLEGILAGGIIAAVVAGEAMTAFEILWINAGAELLTAWITERSRRAISGILDKTSHHTFVLKDEVEVEVEINQLQKGDVVVLHTGEKICIDGLIVDGQGLINEAPITGRADFIHKKTEDKVFAGTFVREGVIYVKAEEVGDSTYLARILHKVEDSLENKTDIELVADKLSVRLVKIGLGATIGTLLLTASPWRAFTVLLVMACPCATVLSASTPISAAINTAARHNILIKGGRYLEEVGHCEIACFDKTGTLTGNEPSLEHIYAIKGTSEDEILNYALSVETHNHHPLAQAIKSAAQKRNISPLTHTVCEYFLGKGMRAELPSAVGASTEILVGNKKLTEQFDVRIGKLSSHVSTLKRKGLTVIYVVKDREPVGIMAFANTIRPEAAAALKSLRANGIEKTVLVTGDEPATAEHLAKVLHIPEIHASAMPEEKATLVRTLQDKNKKVLMVGDGINDALALAQADVGIAMGTGGAEVAVEAADITLVNDDLNGLTFVHKLSQDTVKIAYQNFWLATGSNIVGVIMGATGVLTPVMAGFLHIAHTMGVIANSSRLLAHSPKPLMIEAGKTNELS; encoded by the coding sequence GTGAAAACAAGACACAATAAGACAAAAGTACAACACTCGATACCGGGAAGAATCCGACTAAAAATTTCGATTCTAAAAAATAACCATCTACTTTCCAGTTCTCTTGAAAAAAATCTAGAAACCCTTGAAGGGGTCAACCACACAAGAATCAATAAAAAATGTTCCTGTGTAATTATAAACTACAATGACCACGTCCTTTCCCCTGAACTGTTAACCAGAACAATTCATGATCTTCTCGGAATTAATTACAAAAAAAATTGCCCGGTAAATAACAAAGAAAAAGGGTGCTGCCCCGAAGTCCGCAACGCTTTAAGATCTTTCTCCTTCATCTCCGCAGTAGGTGGCGCTGTATTAATAAGCGAATCCCTACTGGGATTGACCATTGCTCAAACGCTTTTAAGTCCTCTGGGATTTATCACTGTAATTGCTGCCGCTCCGCTGGTAAAAGAAGCATTCAAAAAAATCAAAGACAGAAAATTTGGACTTGAAGGGATTCTTGCCGGCGGCATTATTGCTGCGGTTGTTGCCGGAGAGGCCATGACTGCCTTTGAAATACTCTGGATCAATGCCGGAGCAGAACTTCTGACCGCTTGGATTACAGAACGTTCCCGCCGTGCTATTTCAGGCATTCTTGATAAGACTTCCCATCATACTTTTGTACTGAAAGATGAAGTGGAGGTTGAAGTTGAAATAAATCAACTTCAAAAAGGAGATGTGGTTGTCCTGCACACCGGAGAAAAAATCTGCATTGACGGGCTCATTGTGGATGGTCAGGGATTAATAAACGAAGCCCCGATCACAGGAAGAGCCGACTTTATACACAAAAAAACCGAGGACAAGGTTTTCGCCGGAACATTCGTGCGTGAAGGCGTAATCTACGTCAAAGCAGAAGAAGTTGGAGACAGTACTTATCTCGCTAGAATTCTTCATAAAGTAGAAGACTCTCTTGAAAATAAAACCGACATTGAATTAGTAGCAGACAAACTTTCAGTACGCTTAGTCAAAATAGGTCTGGGAGCAACTATCGGCACCTTGCTGCTAACAGCCAGTCCGTGGAGAGCGTTCACCGTGCTTCTGGTCATGGCCTGTCCATGTGCCACCGTACTTTCAGCTTCAACTCCTATCAGCGCAGCCATCAACACTGCGGCAAGACACAACATCCTCATCAAAGGAGGAAGGTATCTTGAAGAAGTGGGACATTGTGAAATTGCCTGCTTTGACAAAACCGGAACCCTTACCGGAAACGAACCGTCCCTTGAACATATTTATGCGATCAAAGGTACTTCCGAAGATGAAATTCTAAATTATGCTCTTTCTGTCGAAACCCACAACCACCATCCGCTGGCTCAAGCAATCAAAAGTGCTGCGCAAAAAAGAAACATATCTCCCCTGACCCATACTGTCTGCGAATATTTCCTGGGTAAAGGAATGCGGGCTGAACTTCCTTCTGCTGTCGGAGCTTCAACTGAAATATTGGTCGGTAACAAAAAACTCACAGAACAATTTGACGTGCGCATCGGCAAACTGAGCAGCCATGTTTCTACTCTTAAACGTAAAGGGCTGACTGTCATTTATGTTGTTAAAGATAGAGAACCTGTCGGTATTATGGCTTTTGCAAATACAATCAGACCCGAGGCTGCTGCCGCTCTTAAATCCTTAAGGGCGAATGGAATTGAAAAGACTGTTCTGGTTACCGGAGACGAACCCGCAACAGCCGAACACTTAGCGAAAGTTCTACACATACCGGAAATACATGCCTCGGCCATGCCCGAAGAAAAAGCAACACTGGTGCGCACTCTTCAAGATAAAAACAAAAAAGTACTGATGGTGGGAGACGGTATAAATGACGCACTGGCACTCGCACAAGCAGATGTTGGAATAGCCATGGGAACAGGAGGCGCCGAAGTAGCAGTAGAAGCCGCGGATATAACTCTTGTTAATGACGATTTGAACGGGCTGACCTTTGTACATAAACTCAGCCAGGACACAGTAAAAATAGCTTACCAGAACTTCTGGCTGGCAACAGGCTCAAACATAGTCGGAGTTATCATGGGAGCCACTGGAGTACTCACTCCAGTTATGGCTGGATTCCTCCATATAGCTCACACAATGGGAGTTATTGCCAACTCGTCAAGACTTCTGGCCCACTCCCCCAAACCATTAATGATAGAAGCAGGAAAAACGAATGAACTTTCATAA
- a CDS encoding MarR family winged helix-turn-helix transcriptional regulator, whose product MALEQIQKFDQNSPGRRLSIIHRLSMTYLSGPLSQIDIGRGKIPFLMKILCNEGIVQEDLTNYLQIDRAATARALQDLEKKGLVYRKEDREDRRRKLVYPTDKAKSLQTNIIGILKNHNEVLFKDFDEKERLLFMGMLNKMVDNLYSHISANEHKDT is encoded by the coding sequence ATGGCTTTAGAACAAATACAAAAATTTGACCAAAATTCACCAGGACGAAGATTATCCATAATACATCGCCTTAGTATGACCTATCTATCGGGACCGTTGTCTCAAATAGATATAGGACGAGGTAAAATCCCTTTCTTAATGAAAATACTGTGCAACGAAGGGATTGTTCAGGAAGATTTAACAAATTATCTACAGATTGATCGGGCTGCAACAGCCAGAGCACTACAAGACCTTGAAAAAAAAGGACTTGTCTACCGCAAAGAAGACCGAGAAGACCGTCGGCGAAAGCTAGTTTATCCTACAGACAAAGCTAAATCTTTACAGACTAACATTATAGGTATCCTCAAAAACCATAACGAAGTTCTTTTTAAAGACTTTGATGAAAAAGAGCGGCTACTGTTTATGGGGATGCTTAATAAAATGGTAGACAATTTATATTCTCATATATCTGCCAACGAACACAAAGACACTTAA
- a CDS encoding Fur family transcriptional regulator — protein MTSPQHIFLKYLSKKGMAATEQRRVVLEIFLKSKGHFSYKELYIQVREADSSISSVTVYRTVKLLAKCGIAGSIDFGDGITRYECRYNRPHHDHLVCTKCGKKIGVVDDSIENLQELLAEKHGFSIKRHKMILFGICSDCRDS, from the coding sequence ATGACAAGTCCTCAACATATTTTTTTAAAATATTTGTCAAAAAAAGGCATGGCTGCAACTGAACAGCGCAGGGTTGTGTTGGAGATTTTTCTCAAGAGTAAAGGGCATTTTTCTTATAAAGAACTTTATATTCAGGTCCGTGAAGCAGATTCGAGTATAAGTTCGGTTACGGTCTACAGAACAGTCAAACTTCTTGCTAAGTGCGGTATTGCCGGGTCCATTGATTTCGGGGACGGGATCACTCGTTATGAATGCAGGTATAACAGGCCTCATCATGATCATCTCGTCTGCACAAAATGCGGTAAGAAGATAGGGGTGGTCGATGACAGTATTGAAAATTTGCAGGAGTTGCTGGCTGAAAAGCATGGGTTCAGTATAAAAAGACACAAGATGATTCTTTTTGGAATTTGTTCTGATTGTCGCGATAGTTAA
- a CDS encoding GGDEF domain-containing protein, which produces MNNISYKENLRFLNNILTTLKNSSIGGYLLRTGLKFTKASLKNRALIAIFLLLILPAGFLLVLIEFADRKELLMYMSLHFSLCVAFCSPIANWLNEWLVNRKLREMNKFCVDLKRGKLNHRMDYFEKNSSITGDELVRLQQNLNWLAHSVARREYSLTKSLTETYKDKEKLNLLSYTDYLTGLFNKRFFELKIVESCSKCISCKTPLHLMMIDCDHFKEVNDQLGHMEGDRLLAQLGQIINSSVRTGTDFPFRFGGDEFGAILVGIDSYRCEQVAERIRLRFAELSIGRSSLSIGISRLNHQAKNPETEAVRLVETADKALYFAKNTGRDKVISPSRI; this is translated from the coding sequence ATGAATAATATATCTTATAAAGAGAACCTAAGATTTCTAAACAACATACTGACAACCTTAAAAAACTCCAGCATTGGAGGCTATCTGCTCCGAACTGGATTAAAGTTTACAAAGGCCAGTTTAAAAAATCGTGCATTAATTGCTATTTTTTTACTTTTAATCCTTCCAGCCGGATTTCTGCTGGTTCTAATAGAATTTGCCGACAGAAAAGAATTACTCATGTATATGAGCCTGCACTTCAGCCTGTGCGTTGCATTTTGTTCCCCCATCGCCAATTGGCTTAATGAGTGGCTGGTTAACAGAAAACTGCGCGAAATGAATAAATTCTGCGTGGACCTCAAACGTGGAAAGCTGAATCACCGTATGGATTATTTCGAAAAAAACAGCAGTATCACTGGAGATGAACTTGTACGTCTTCAACAGAACCTCAACTGGCTGGCGCACTCTGTTGCCAGAAGAGAATACAGTCTAACCAAAAGCCTTACAGAAACTTACAAAGATAAAGAAAAGCTCAACCTTCTTTCATACACTGACTACCTGACCGGGCTGTTCAACAAACGTTTTTTTGAACTTAAAATCGTTGAATCCTGCTCTAAGTGCATATCCTGCAAGACCCCCCTGCACCTTATGATGATTGACTGCGATCACTTTAAAGAAGTCAACGACCAGTTAGGCCACATGGAAGGAGATAGGCTACTGGCTCAATTGGGACAAATTATCAACTCTTCAGTTCGAACAGGAACGGACTTCCCCTTCCGCTTCGGAGGAGATGAATTCGGTGCAATTCTCGTGGGTATTGATTCATACCGCTGTGAACAGGTCGCGGAACGAATACGGCTACGATTTGCGGAATTAAGCATTGGCAGAAGCAGCCTTAGTATTGGTATTTCCAGACTGAATCATCAGGCCAAAAACCCTGAAACCGAAGCGGTCCGACTTGTAGAAACCGCAGACAAAGCTCTCTATTTCGCAAAAAACACAGGAAGAGATAAAGTAATAAGTCCTTCTCGAATATAA